The genome window AATTCAATATCAACTCCATCGTTTCGAAATGTCCACCCTTTGTTCCAACTACTGCTCCCAGGACCATTGGTATTTTGGTAGTCTGAATCATTGTATGAAACTCCGAAGGAACCAAAGTCATACTGCTCTGCCGGAATGACACCAGGAATCTTAAACGAAGAAAAAGGTTTAGAATGAACGCCAAAATCATTATTGAACAGTGCCTCTAATACACCTGCATGAAATTCACAATTTTCCAGTTTTAGATTTTCTGCCAACGCAGAAAACCCTGCAACTGCCTTTTCCTTTGAAGGACGAGAAGACATACCGTTCCAGTAATCAAGTATCCTTTGGTACTCTGAAGGTATCACAGCCGAATAAGGGCTTGTAATTGTTGCGACTTTTTTATGAGTCCACCAGCACCAGCTGATGTTATTCTTTTCCATCAGCTGAACACAATCATGAAACCATGTATTGGAATTTTCTCCTGACTCACCAAGCCAAAGAGGTACGCTGTACTGATTTCTTAACGATAAATATGATTGAATTGAACTTGTAGTATTTTCATTCCAATATTTATGAAAACTGTAAACCATGTTCCCATCAAAAGGCGGAGTCAAAGATGTAAAATCTGTGGCATACCAATTACCCTCAATAAAAACAATATGATTTGCATCCACCTTTCGGATTTCCTGAACAACCGACATGTAGAATTTCCTTAAATCTGTTGCAGGAATACCGGCGGGCAAAACAGGTTCATTTATTATATCATATCCGCCAATCCAAATTTCGTTCTTATACCTTTCTGCGATCTTTTTCCAGATTTCAATAGTTCGAATTTGATTTGTCTCATCTGTCCAAAGCCTCGCTTCTTCTCCATCTGAATCACTTATATTATCCTTGTTCTGTCCGCCTGGAGCACAATGCATGTCAAGAATAAGGTATATTTGATACTGTGTACACCAATGTAGAAGACTGTCAATAATTGCAAATCCTTGTTCCAGATACACTCCTGGCTGATCCGCTGGTGACAATAACCTGTAATTAAAAGGAATGCGTATTGAATTAAATCCCCATAACGCTATTTTTTCAATATCTTTTTTATTTACATAATTTGCTCTGTAATGACTGTAAAATTCATCTGTTTCCTGCTCACCAATAAGCTCTTGGATTTTTTCTCTAATTGCTGAAGGCGATCCAAATCCTGGAATATGTAACTGATACCCTTCAGGTACCAACCACCCTCCCAGTCCAATTCCTCTGAGTAAAATCTCCTCTCCCTGTCCGGTTACAAGTTTTTTCCCCTCAGTATGCAGGTACTGGGTTATTCCCTTTGAGACAACACACAATATTAAAATCGCAACAATTATCACGTATGTTCTTTTCAAATCAACCTCATTATTTAATATAGAAAATTTCATCTAAGTAATTTATCAATAACAAGAATCAAGCCAGATTATGCATCCAAACTGTAACATCTTGTTATACAATATATTAAGGCATGTAAAGCAGGATAAGTAATTGGGTATTAATTATTAAGTTGATAACATCATTATCAAGATGACAATGCTAATAGTTAAAAAATTTAAAAACTATCTATGTTGTACAAGAAGGATACAAGATAACAGAAAACTATTTCAATCCCAGTTCTTTACACATACGATAATAATTAGGTGGAGCCAATCCAAGCATTCCGGCTGCTTCAGCATCTGATCTCGTTTTATTTCTTACATAAGTGAAGTATCGCTTCCTGAATTCTTTTTCTACTTCATGTAAAGGAAGAACCTGATCAGTCTCATGAATAAACGTATGGCCGGAGAACTCTTTTATTTGTGTAATCACAATTCCAAGAGCTGCAGCAACATCCTCAGCTTTTATTGTTTCATCCCCTGAGATCAACAATCTCTGTATAACATTTTGTAGTTCCCTAACATTTCCCGGCCATGTGTATTCATACAATAATCTGAAGGCCTTTGGATCAACCCGAACATTATATTTTTTAAAATTTTGACCGTACATTTTGATATAATAATCAACAAGCAGTTCTATATCTTTAACCCTTCCTCGTAATGGCGGAGCATTTATAGATATAACATTTAATCTGTAATACAAATCCTCCCTAAAACGTTTCTCCATTACTTCTTTCTTTAAGTTTTTATTGGTTGCAGCAATTACACGCACATCAACCTTGATTTTTTTCTGGCGGCCTATCTTATCAATTTCACCCTCTTGCAAAACTCTAAGCAGAGTTGATTGTACTGACAAAGGGATTTCAGTTATTTCATCCAGGAAGAGTGTTCCCTTATCAGCAATCTCAAAAAATCCCGGCTTATTTTTCCCCGCTCCAGTAAACGACCCTTTTTCAAAGCCAAAAAGTTCACTCTCAATAAGATGTTCAGGTAAACTGCCGCAGTTTACTGGCAAAAAAGTTTCGAATCCCCTCGGGCTTAGATAATGAATATTGCTGGCAATAAGTTCTTTGCCTGTACCTGATTCACCAGTGATCAGTACGTTGCTTTCATGAATTGCATACTTCTTAACCTGATCCCTCAGATGTTTTATTTCTTTTGATTCACCAATTATCTGCCGTTGGGAAAGTATTTCCTTTACTGATTGATCCAACCTTCGGTTTGTACTAAGTTTTTCCTTTTCAAGTTTCCTTTTTTCAAAAGCATTATAAATACTTAAAATAAAATCCGTGGGCTGATATATGAGATTTTCAATGTCTCCAGGGTATTTTGTACAATACCACATTGCTCCTGCATCTAATAAGCTATTGGCAAAGTCAAAATCTGTTACATTAATTGTCATTTTTGTAACAACAATAATCTGTAAGGTATTATCTATTTTTTTAATTTCACGAATTAGGGTTTCTCCTCTGAGGCCTCCAGCTATCTGAAAATCCATTATAATAACATCATAAGCATCTGGTTGGCGTTTTAGCAATTCAATTGCCCCTAACCCATCAG of bacterium contains these proteins:
- a CDS encoding cellulase family glycosylhydrolase, producing MKFSILNNEVDLKRTYVIIVAILILCVVSKGITQYLHTEGKKLVTGQGEEILLRGIGLGGWLVPEGYQLHIPGFGSPSAIREKIQELIGEQETDEFYSHYRANYVNKKDIEKIALWGFNSIRIPFNYRLLSPADQPGVYLEQGFAIIDSLLHWCTQYQIYLILDMHCAPGGQNKDNISDSDGEEARLWTDETNQIRTIEIWKKIAERYKNEIWIGGYDIINEPVLPAGIPATDLRKFYMSVVQEIRKVDANHIVFIEGNWYATDFTSLTPPFDGNMVYSFHKYWNENTTSSIQSYLSLRNQYSVPLWLGESGENSNTWFHDCVQLMEKNNISWCWWTHKKVATITSPYSAVIPSEYQRILDYWNGMSSRPSKEKAVAGFSALAENLKLENCEFHAGVLEALFNNDFGVHSKPFSSFKIPGVIPAEQYDFGSFGVSYNDSDYQNTNGPGSSSWNKGWTFRNDGVDIE
- a CDS encoding sigma-54-dependent Fis family transcriptional regulator; the encoded protein is MSKEKIIKILLIEDEEFDVRRIEKTIEPLKNRIEILNVVSDGLGAIELLKRQPDAYDVIIMDFQIAGGLRGETLIREIKKIDNTLQIIVVTKMTINVTDFDFANSLLDAGAMWYCTKYPGDIENLIYQPTDFILSIYNAFEKRKLEKEKLSTNRRLDQSVKEILSQRQIIGESKEIKHLRDQVKKYAIHESNVLITGESGTGKELIASNIHYLSPRGFETFLPVNCGSLPEHLIESELFGFEKGSFTGAGKNKPGFFEIADKGTLFLDEITEIPLSVQSTLLRVLQEGEIDKIGRQKKIKVDVRVIAATNKNLKKEVMEKRFREDLYYRLNVISINAPPLRGRVKDIELLVDYYIKMYGQNFKKYNVRVDPKAFRLLYEYTWPGNVRELQNVIQRLLISGDETIKAEDVAAALGIVITQIKEFSGHTFIHETDQVLPLHEVEKEFRKRYFTYVRNKTRSDAEAAGMLGLAPPNYYRMCKELGLK